The DNA window AGAAGCTGCGGGGCCGCATCCCCCAACGGGCGGCCAAACCGGCGGTGCCGTGGTATCAACAGGTGATGAGCTTCCTCGCCACCCCGGCCTTCGGTGCCGTGGCGGCGCTGGTCGTGATCCTCTTCTTCGCCGCGCCCCTGTTCACCGGACCCGACCGCTTCCGCGATCCGGGTGACGGCTCCGGATCCACCGCCCGCATCGTCCTCGTCGGCGCCGACCAAGGGACCTTCGATTCCCTCTCAAGCGACGGGCTGATCGATCCGGCATCGGTGGTCCGGACCGAAGAAGCGTCGGAGGCCGAATCGGTCGAACCACCCAAGCTGATTGTAGATTTCAAGGCGGGCACGCTGCGACAAGTCCGGGCCGACGGCACCGTGGTCGACTCCGACCTCCCCGAAGATCCGGCTCTTTTGCCGGGCGCCATTGCCAAGTCACTGAGATCGCTCGACACCGCCGAATCACCCTGAGCTCCGCCCCATTTCCGAGTTCGGAGGATTCGGGATTGATGATTTCCCGAAGCCACCCTACCCCCGACGCGTGCTCAGCATCCACAAGCTCACCAAGGTCCTCGGCGGCCGCACCCTGTTCCGCGACGCGGAGCTGACCGTCAACTGGGGAGAACGCATCGCCCTCGTCGGTCCGAACGGCGCCGGCAAGTCGACGCTCTTCAAGATGATCCTCGGCGAGGAGGACATCGACTCCGGGACGGTGGAGCGCGACGAATACGCGATCGTCGGCAGCCTTGAGCAGGAAGCGGGCGATCCGGGCGACGAGACGGTCCTTGAGATCGCGATGGGCATCAATCCGGAGATGGTCGGCTACCTGCGCACCATGCGCGAGCACGAGAAGGCCGGCACGATCGAGGCGAAGGAATACGCGCACGCCCAGGACCAGTTCAATCTGCACAACGGCTACCAGCTTGAACCGAAGGCCAAGAAGATCCTCGCCGGCCTCGGCTACAAGCAGGACGACTTCACCCGCCCCGCCTCCGAATTCTCCGGCGGGTGGGTCATGCGCGCCTACCTCGCGCGCCTGCTGGTGATGGAGCCCGACCTGCTGATGCTGGACGAGCCGACCAACCACCTCGACCTCATCACGCTGCTCTGGTTCCAGCGCTACCTGTCGAATTACCCGGGCGCCATCTTCCTGATCTCGCACGACCGCGACTTCATGGACGCGATCGTCGAGACGGTCGTCGAGATCGACCCCGACGCCGCCGAACTGATCACCTACACCGGCAACTACTCGTCCTACCTCGAGCAGCGGGAGAAGACCTACGAACAGAAGGTCCAGGCCTACCGCAACCAGCGCAAGGAAATCGAAGGCCACCAGGAATTCATCGACCGTTTCCGCCAGGTCGGATCGAAAGCCGCGCAGGTCCAGTCGCGGATCAAGTTCCTCGAAAAGCTCGACAAGATCGAGAAGCCCCGCGCTCCGCGCAAACCCTTCAAGTTCACCTTCCCCCAACCGGAGCGGTCGAACCAGAAGGTCGTCGAGCTCAAGAAGGCCGACTTCTCCTACGGCAACGACAAGAAGATCTACGAAGGCCTCGATCTCACCGTCGAGCGCGGCGACAAGATCGTCTTGGTCGGCCCGAACGGCGCCGGCAAGTCCACCCTGCTGAAGATCCTCGCCGGACAACTCGAACTGACGGGTGGCGAGAAGGAGGTCGGCTACCTGACCAAGCTCGGCTACTACTCGCAGCACCGGTCGGACACGCTCAACGAATCGAACCGCGTCCTCGACGAGGTCATGGATTCCTGCCCGACACTCCGCGAGGAAGACGCGCGCGCCATCCTCGGCTCGTTCCTGTTCCGCCGAGCGGATGTCGAGAAGCGCTGCGGCGTGCTGTCCGGGGGCGAGAAGTCGCGTCTCAACCTGGTGAAGTTCCTCGTCGACCCGCCGAACCTGCTACTGATGGACGAGCCGACGACCCACCTCGACATCCTTTCGATCGACTCGCTGGTCAACGCGCTGAAGTCCTACGAGGGCACGCTCGTCTTCATCTCGCACGATGTGCACTTCATCCGCCACCTCGCGGAAACCACGCTGCACATCAGCCGGTCGGAAGACGACTCACACAGCATCCTCACCCGCTACACCGGCGGCTACGACTACTTCCTCGAGAAATCCGGTCTCGACGACGACCGCAGCGCCGTCACGGCATCATAAAGGAGCGGCGTCTTCCAGGCGCCGACCTTGGACATGGCGGTCTCCTGACCGCGCACTTTCCCTGAATCTTCAGGAGAAGCGCCACGTATCGCTCCCCCATGCTCCGCCTCATCGCCTTCCTCGCGCTCGCCGTTTCCGCCATCGCCGCCCCCGATCCCGACCCGGCCCGCTTCGCCAAGGAGATCGACGCCTTCGATGCCCAAGACGCGAAGTCCCCTCCGAAGAAGGGCGGCATCGTCTTTGCGGGATCGTCGAGCATCCGGATGCTGAAGCTCCCGAAGGTTTTTCCCGGCATCGAAGCGCTCAACCGCGGCTTCGGCGGCGCCCATATCTCGGACATGAACCACTACCTCGATCGCGTCCTTCTGCGCTACGAACCGTCGACGGTGGTGTTCTACTGCGGAACCAACGACGTCTGGGCCAAGAAGCCGCCGGAGCAGGTCGAAGAGGACTTCAACGAACTGCGCGAACGCCTCTTCAAGCGCTCTCCGAAAGCGGAACTGATCATCCTGGCCATCCGCCCCAGCCCGGCCCGCAAGTCGATCCTCGAGATCGAACGGACGATGAACGGACGTTTCGCCAAAATCGCCGACGCCGACCCGCGGATCACCTACGTGCCCGGCACTGCCGACCGGTTCATCGAGGAGGACGAAACCTTCGACCGCTCGCTCTTCGCCAAGGACGGCCTGCACATGAGCGACAAGGGCTACGAAATCTGGAAGGAACTCATCACCCCGCTCCTCCCGGAAGCGAAGTGACCCGCCTCACACCGTCCCGAGCAGAAACGCGAGGACGAACACGCCGGCCGAAATCACCAACCCTGCCCCGAAGATCAGCAGGCGTCCCCTCCCGATCGACTCCCCCTTGCGGAAGATCGCGCGGAAGTAGAGTTCCGCGGCCGGACCGAGCAGGAAGGCCATGTTGGCGCCGATCGCGATGATCACCGCCTCGATCACCGCGAGAACCGGCGGCATGCCCTGACGGCCGATCCACACCACCATCACCAGGATGCCGGGAACCAGCAGGATCAGGTTGTAGGCGATCCGGAGCTTCTCCCACCCCTTCACGATGTCGACAAGGGCGTGACGGTCGAAGATCCCCGCACCCGGATCATCATCGCTGCGCGGCGGGCTGTAGGGATTCTCGCTCATGCTCCGCCGCGGAGTTAGAATCCGGGCTCTCCCCGGCACAACCGAAATCCCGTGCCGGGCCGGCCAACCGGAATTTCCGCTTTCCGATCCGCCGACTTTGCTCCCTGTTCAGCGGCGCATGGATTTCCCGCCGACCACCGCCTCGCTCGACACGCTTGCCAACGGCCTCTCCCTGATCCTCGACCCGTCGGACGACGCTCCGGTCGTGAGCGCCCAGCTCTGGGTCGAGACCGGGTCTATCCACGAAAGCCGCCTGCTCGGTTCCGGGCTGTCGCACTTCCTCGAACACATGGTCTTCAAGGGCGCGGGAGAATTCGGCCCTTCGGAACTTGCCGAAACCGTGCAGGCCGCCGGCGGCCACTGGAATGCCTACACGACCTTCGGCCGCACGGTTTACTACATCGACGGCCCCTCGACCGGCCTCGGCGACTTCCTCCGCGTGCTGACCGCGATGGTCTTCCGCCCCCACCTGCCCGAGTCGGAGTTCGAGCGGGAAAAGGACGTGATCCGGCGCGAGATCGACATGGGACTCGACGACCCCGACGACCGCGCCCAGCAACTGCTCTTCTCCACCGCCTTTGTCCGGGATCCCCGACGGCATCCGGTCATCGGCCACCGGCACCTCTTCGACGCCATCACCTACGATGACCTTCGTAGTTATCACGCCGGCCGCTACTCGCCCGACCGGGCATGCCTGTGCATCTCGGGAGCTTTCGACGAGACGGAGACGCGCTCCCTCGTCGAGTCGCTCGTTGCAGGCATCGAACGCGTCGGCGGCGAGGACCCCTTCCTCGCCGAGGACCCGTCCCAACTCGGTCCCCGGAAGGCACGCGACACTTTCGCGATCCCAAGTTCGAAGATCTCGATGACTTGGAAGGTTCCGCCACTCGGCCACCCGGACGTCCCCGCGCTCGACCTCGCCGCCGTCATGCTCGGAAAGGGTCGCGCCGCCCACCTTTACCGGTCACTCCGGCAAACCCGCGAGCTCGCCCTCGACATCTCCGCGTGGTCCTGGACAGGTCCCGCGCGCGAAGGGCTGTTCGGTGTTTCGGCGGAAGCCGATCCCGGAAAGCGGGACGAGCTGGTGAAGGCGGTGCGCGAGGAACTCGCCGCCTTTTCCCAATCCGCCCTCGAAGACGATCTGGCCCGCGCCAAAAGGCAGGTTGCGGCATCGCAGTTCCGCTCGCTCACGACCGCCTCCGGCCGTGCGACCGATCTCGCCTCCAACTGGCACGAGGCACGCGACCTCGATTTCACCCGCCGCTATCTCGGCGAGCTCGAGAAGGTGAACGCCGCCGACATCCGACGGGCGCTCGCCCGACTCGTCGAGTCGGGCGAAACCCTGACCATCCTCGACCCGGAGGACGCTCCGGCGCCATCCACCTCCCGGCGCGGCCGCAAGACCGCACCGGAAGCAGAGACCTTCACGCTGGCCAACGGCACAACCGTGGCCCTTCTGCCGAATCCGAAGGTTCCGGTGATCGCCATGCAGGCGGCGGTCCGGGCCGGTGCGGCATCCGAGACCAAGGCCACCGCCGGTCTCAACCGGCTTCTCGCCGCCACGCTTCCGCAGGCGACCCGGCGTCACAGCGCCGAGGAACTCGCCGACAAGCTGGAGTCACTCGGCGCATCGGTCGGCGCCAGCGCCGGCAACAACTCGCTGCTCGTGCAACTCGCCGGTCTGAGTCCGGACCTCGGCACGCTCGCTCCCCTGTTCGGCGAGATTCTCGCCGAACCGGCATTGGCCTCGGATGCCATCGACCGCGAACGGTCATCCCAACTGTCAGCCGTCCGCGAAGCCCTCACCGACCCGCTGTCCGTCGCTTTCCGGCAACTCCGCGCCCACCTTTTCGGCTCCCACGGCTTTGGAGTTCCGACCCTCGGCGAGGAGGACTCCGTCGCCGGCCTCGACCGCCTCACGCTCGCCGCCCATCATTCGCTCCACTTCCGCGGTCCGAACCTGACGGTCGCCCTCGCCGGCGATTTCGATCCCGCGACTGCCAAAGAGATCCTGGCGGAAGCGCTCGATCCCATCCCGGGTGGAGACGCATGGCACCCGGATCCGTCCGAAGTACGGGATCCCTCGGAGCAAGTATTCCACCTTCCGAAGAAGCAGGCCGTCCTCGCACTCGGCTACCCCGGAGCGGCCGCGCTCGGACCGAACCGTCACGCGCTGCGCTTTCTCCAGGAATGGTGCAGCGACATGGCCGGTCCCCTTTTCACCCGGATCCGCGAGGAACTCGGGCTCGCCTATCAGGTCGGCGCCACCCAGTTTCACGGCCACGATACCGGGCTCTTCGCCTTCTACATGGCCACCGATCCCGGTCAGATCGAACTCGCCGAAGAAGAGCTCCGCTCGCAAGTCGCGTCCTTCGCTGCGGAAGGCATTCCGGATGACGCCTTTGAGCGCGTCCGTTCCACGGTGCTCTCGGCCAGTGCGCTCGACCAACAGTCGCCCGGCGCTGTCGCCCGTCACGCCGCGATCGACCTGCTCTTCGGCCTTCCGGCGTGTCATCACCGCGAGCTCCCGGAAATCTACGCGGCACTCACTGCGGAGGAAGTCCGTGATGCAGCCCGGGATCTTCTGGCCCATCGCCAGCCGGTGCTGATCCGGGTGACTCCGGAAGCCTGAGTCCCAATCGGCCTTCCGCACCGACTCCTATTCCACCGCGCAAACGGTTCGGCAGGGACAACCGTGCCTGCCAACTCACTGATCCTTAATATTCAACATACCTTAACATTCAGGCTGACTATTGACTTATTTTAAATTTTTAGGCTACCGTGGTGATCACCCTTACAACCATGAAAACGCCTCATCTCTCCCTGATGGCGGGTTCTCGGAAAGCGCTCGTCGCCCTCGCCGGGATCCCTGGAATCCTCGCACTTCAATCCGCCGAACTTGAGTTCTCACTCGCACCCGCGAACCAGAACTTCCTGCTCGGCACCAGCTTCGCCGCGGTCGGCGATCGCGACTTCGACGGCATCGTCGACTTCGCGGTCGCCGACCCCGGCGCAAACGTTGGAGGCGCTTTCTTCTCCGGGACGGTCTACCTCGTCAGCGGAGCGGACGGACAGATTCTCCACGAATGGAGCGGGACTCCCACCCCTTCCCAAAGCTTCGGTTCCGCGATCGCTGCTCTCGATGCCGATGGCGACGGAATCGCCGATCTCGCGGTCGGCGCGTCAGGACAATCGTTCGGAGCTGGCGCTCTCTCGATTTTCTCCGGAGCCGACCATGCGCCGCTACTCCAACTGCTCGGACCATCCTTCTCCTACTACGGCTCGGCTCTCGCGCCGGCTGGCGATCACAACGGCGACGGCTGTGAGGACCTGTTCGTCGGTGCTCCCCGTGCCAACGGCGGGCTCGGGTCTGTGGAACTACTCTCCGGGGCGGACGGAGCCAGTCTGTGGACGGTTTCTTCAACTAACGCGGCGAGTTCGTTCGGCATGACCCTTGCGACCGTCGGGGACATCGATGGCGACGGAAAACCAGATGTTGCTGTCGGGAGTCCGGACTACCGCATCGGGGGTCGTGTGAGCCTGATCCGCAGCAGCAACCGCAGCGAGGCCGCCCAGATTACCGGTGTCGGATTCTATGACCGCCTCGGCAGCTCCCTGAAGTCGGTGGATGATGTGGATGGCGACGGCTACCCAGATCTCCTGATCGGTTCCTACTCCGGCGGCGCGTGCTATGTGGCATCCGGCGTCGATCTCTCGATCCTCGTGGACCTTTCGATCCCCACCCAACCGGCCTTCCAACCGCTGGTGGCGGGCGGCAGCATCGACATCGACGCCGACGGAACTTCCGACTGGCTCGTCGGTTCGCCCGGTTTTGAAGTCGACGGCTTCGAAACCTTCGGAGGGTTCCGGGTGTTTTCCGGAGCCGACCAATCCGTGATCCTTGCAGAGAACTCGGACCTTGCCCGTTCGGGTCTCGGCCTTTCGCTGGCGGTCCTTCCGGGCTTCGGTTTCGCCGTGGGTGAACCGTGGCTCGTCGACCCGCTTTCCGGAGGTCGGGGTGGAGCGCATTTCTGGAGCGTGGCGAGCGATCCCGATTCGGACGGAGACGGCATTCCCGACAGTCAGGACGCGGTGCCGAACTCCAACGTCGGTCCGACCATCGCCGTCCAAGGCGGCGAAAGCGGGGTCGAAAACCGGATCGGCGAGGACGGAACAACGCTCGCCGACCGCTTCGACGCCCTCCCCGGACCGGAGGAACTCGGCAACCAAGGTCGATACGTGGCCTCGCTCGCCGATCTGCTGAAGGAACTCCAGGAAGAAGCGCTGATTTCGAAGGATGAGGCAAAGGCCATCCACAAGGCGACGGTTCAGGCGCTCGCGCATCGCGACCGGGACTGACACCCTGCCGGCCAAAGCCGATCTTCGCGCGACCCGGGCCTCACCGCCCGGGTCGTTGCGTTTGCCGCAGAGGACTCCCGGCCGGACTGGCCCGGAATCCGCTTGCGTGGCTACTGATCGGAGGTTCTCTGGAGCCTCTCAGGTCAAACTCGACACCGTTGCCATGTTCACGAAGCCGCTTCTCCTCCTCTGCT is part of the Haloferula helveola genome and encodes:
- a CDS encoding ABC-F family ATP-binding cassette domain-containing protein, with translation MLSIHKLTKVLGGRTLFRDAELTVNWGERIALVGPNGAGKSTLFKMILGEEDIDSGTVERDEYAIVGSLEQEAGDPGDETVLEIAMGINPEMVGYLRTMREHEKAGTIEAKEYAHAQDQFNLHNGYQLEPKAKKILAGLGYKQDDFTRPASEFSGGWVMRAYLARLLVMEPDLLMLDEPTNHLDLITLLWFQRYLSNYPGAIFLISHDRDFMDAIVETVVEIDPDAAELITYTGNYSSYLEQREKTYEQKVQAYRNQRKEIEGHQEFIDRFRQVGSKAAQVQSRIKFLEKLDKIEKPRAPRKPFKFTFPQPERSNQKVVELKKADFSYGNDKKIYEGLDLTVERGDKIVLVGPNGAGKSTLLKILAGQLELTGGEKEVGYLTKLGYYSQHRSDTLNESNRVLDEVMDSCPTLREEDARAILGSFLFRRADVEKRCGVLSGGEKSRLNLVKFLVDPPNLLLMDEPTTHLDILSIDSLVNALKSYEGTLVFISHDVHFIRHLAETTLHISRSEDDSHSILTRYTGGYDYFLEKSGLDDDRSAVTAS
- a CDS encoding GDSL-type esterase/lipase family protein: MLRLIAFLALAVSAIAAPDPDPARFAKEIDAFDAQDAKSPPKKGGIVFAGSSSIRMLKLPKVFPGIEALNRGFGGAHISDMNHYLDRVLLRYEPSTVVFYCGTNDVWAKKPPEQVEEDFNELRERLFKRSPKAELIILAIRPSPARKSILEIERTMNGRFAKIADADPRITYVPGTADRFIEEDETFDRSLFAKDGLHMSDKGYEIWKELITPLLPEAK
- a CDS encoding pitrilysin family protein; this translates as MDFPPTTASLDTLANGLSLILDPSDDAPVVSAQLWVETGSIHESRLLGSGLSHFLEHMVFKGAGEFGPSELAETVQAAGGHWNAYTTFGRTVYYIDGPSTGLGDFLRVLTAMVFRPHLPESEFEREKDVIRREIDMGLDDPDDRAQQLLFSTAFVRDPRRHPVIGHRHLFDAITYDDLRSYHAGRYSPDRACLCISGAFDETETRSLVESLVAGIERVGGEDPFLAEDPSQLGPRKARDTFAIPSSKISMTWKVPPLGHPDVPALDLAAVMLGKGRAAHLYRSLRQTRELALDISAWSWTGPAREGLFGVSAEADPGKRDELVKAVREELAAFSQSALEDDLARAKRQVAASQFRSLTTASGRATDLASNWHEARDLDFTRRYLGELEKVNAADIRRALARLVESGETLTILDPEDAPAPSTSRRGRKTAPEAETFTLANGTTVALLPNPKVPVIAMQAAVRAGAASETKATAGLNRLLAATLPQATRRHSAEELADKLESLGASVGASAGNNSLLVQLAGLSPDLGTLAPLFGEILAEPALASDAIDRERSSQLSAVREALTDPLSVAFRQLRAHLFGSHGFGVPTLGEEDSVAGLDRLTLAAHHSLHFRGPNLTVALAGDFDPATAKEILAEALDPIPGGDAWHPDPSEVRDPSEQVFHLPKKQAVLALGYPGAAALGPNRHALRFLQEWCSDMAGPLFTRIREELGLAYQVGATQFHGHDTGLFAFYMATDPGQIELAEEELRSQVASFAAEGIPDDAFERVRSTVLSASALDQQSPGAVARHAAIDLLFGLPACHHRELPEIYAALTAEEVRDAARDLLAHRQPVLIRVTPEA
- a CDS encoding FG-GAP-like repeat-containing protein, which produces MKTPHLSLMAGSRKALVALAGIPGILALQSAELEFSLAPANQNFLLGTSFAAVGDRDFDGIVDFAVADPGANVGGAFFSGTVYLVSGADGQILHEWSGTPTPSQSFGSAIAALDADGDGIADLAVGASGQSFGAGALSIFSGADHAPLLQLLGPSFSYYGSALAPAGDHNGDGCEDLFVGAPRANGGLGSVELLSGADGASLWTVSSTNAASSFGMTLATVGDIDGDGKPDVAVGSPDYRIGGRVSLIRSSNRSEAAQITGVGFYDRLGSSLKSVDDVDGDGYPDLLIGSYSGGACYVASGVDLSILVDLSIPTQPAFQPLVAGGSIDIDADGTSDWLVGSPGFEVDGFETFGGFRVFSGADQSVILAENSDLARSGLGLSLAVLPGFGFAVGEPWLVDPLSGGRGGAHFWSVASDPDSDGDGIPDSQDAVPNSNVGPTIAVQGGESGVENRIGEDGTTLADRFDALPGPEELGNQGRYVASLADLLKELQEEALISKDEAKAIHKATVQALAHRDRD